Proteins from one Ignavibacteriales bacterium genomic window:
- the rpsI gene encoding 30S ribosomal protein S9, producing MTDKIFVGRRKNAVARVYLRSGSGKITVNDKEFEKFFSRKDHQDNLMLPFVATETLGKYDVFANVNGGGISGQSDSIRLGISRALEEINGDFRVPLKAEGLLKRDPRMVERKKYGQKKARKRFQFSKR from the coding sequence ATGACAGATAAAATTTTTGTTGGAAGAAGAAAAAATGCTGTAGCCAGAGTTTATTTAAGAAGTGGTTCCGGCAAGATAACCGTTAATGACAAAGAATTTGAAAAGTTTTTTTCGCGTAAAGATCATCAAGATAATTTAATGCTTCCTTTTGTTGCAACAGAAACCCTCGGTAAATATGATGTCTTTGCAAATGTGAACGGCGGCGGTATTTCCGGTCAATCAGATTCAATTCGTCTTGGAATTTCAAGAGCGCTTGAAGAAATTAATGGAGATTTTAGAGTTCCGTTAAAAGCAGAAGGTCTTTTGAAAAGAGATCCAAGAATGGTTGAACGTAAAAAATACGGTCAAAAGAAAGCGCGTAAAAGATTCCAATTCTCTAAGAGATAA
- the rpsB gene encoding 30S ribosomal protein S2 — protein sequence MSRVQLTELIESGAHFGHLTRRWNPKMKPYIFMEKNGIHIIDLKKTQEAIEVAAQAMTEIVSQGKRVLFVGTKKQAKGTVAAEAKRSDSNWVSERWLGGMLTNFQTIRKSIKRLQNIEKMESDGTFEKITKKERLVLTREKDKLRKVLDGVETLAKMPGALFIVDIKKESIAVNEALRLNIPLFAIVDTNCDPAPIDYIIPANDDASRAVEVITRLIADAVIEGNAKSKELRAHEAAERESKKENKEEQEVEKKDAKGKVRRVKIDEKGDKRPQHRDRRDNRPNRPAPRRDDRHVEKKEDKPEVKPVEKKEDSIETKTE from the coding sequence ATGTCTAGAGTCCAACTCACAGAACTCATCGAATCAGGCGCACACTTCGGTCACTTAACACGTCGCTGGAATCCTAAAATGAAACCATACATCTTTATGGAAAAGAATGGTATTCATATAATTGATTTAAAGAAAACACAAGAGGCAATCGAAGTAGCTGCTCAAGCTATGACAGAGATTGTATCTCAGGGTAAACGCGTTCTTTTTGTAGGCACAAAAAAACAAGCTAAAGGAACAGTTGCAGCAGAAGCAAAACGTTCAGACAGTAACTGGGTAAGCGAAAGATGGCTTGGCGGAATGCTAACCAATTTTCAGACAATTCGTAAAAGTATTAAACGATTACAAAATATTGAAAAGATGGAGAGCGACGGTACTTTTGAAAAAATCACAAAGAAGGAACGCCTCGTTCTAACAAGAGAAAAAGATAAGCTAAGAAAAGTTCTTGATGGTGTTGAAACACTTGCAAAAATGCCTGGAGCTTTATTCATAGTTGATATTAAAAAAGAATCAATTGCAGTTAATGAAGCGTTACGATTGAACATTCCACTTTTTGCAATCGTAGATACAAACTGCGATCCTGCTCCTATTGATTATATCATTCCTGCTAATGACGATGCATCACGTGCAGTTGAAGTAATTACACGATTAATTGCCGACGCAGTTATTGAAGGAAATGCAAAATCAAAAGAATTAAGAGCACATGAAGCAGCTGAAAGAGAAAGTAAAAAAGAAAATAAAGAAGAACAAGAAGTAGAAAAGAAAGACGCAAAAGGTAAAGTAAGAAGAGTAAAAATTGATGAAAAAGGTGATAAGAGACCGCAACACAGAGATAGGAGAGACAACAGACCGAATAGACCGGCTCCAAGAAGAGATGATAGACATGTTGAAAAGAAAGAAGATAAACCGGAAGTAAAACCTGTTGAGAAAAAAGAAGATAGCATCGAAACAAAAACAGAATAA
- a CDS encoding histidine kinase: MLKKFLILIVFSFLQYTQLYSQTPSFYHYTSSDGLASSTVFNIIQDRNGFIWFATLNGMSKFDGKRFTTFRTNDGLNSNSIISLVEGKNGELYIGNYEKGINVLRNGRIENYCSEIDGKSFAISYLLLIPSGNYQKKLYAYRSYEGINVINEKIPSGFSNYIINPYPVQIIKLEKLLSSEVIALTTTGLFNFKNNKLTKLRITGLPDTAVYCLTDGDEGSYFIGTKGIIYKVKNNIVIKIYRIDLYAGNNDVISILRDKSNNIWFSIMNRGFFLIPNGSDKIIDIGRKMDLQNTLVNNYLEDNEGNIWISTYGKGVYCINNLYLRSYNEKDGLSNNNVYSVVKEKSGKLLIGTFNGINILDNGRFNQIKNNSGKTLTEYIYNIKNVNNDFYICGAFGGNLIKNISYKGIKFYMFNSPSFSKTGDGLYLFGTGGNSIRVQRYLNNKKDQHYQFYIFGDSISLNRVNEIFEDTQKNIWIGTSLGLCKLSNPPDKSGKAGWKKSFFPSNPVLNSRINSIIQDNKNNVWFAGEKGITHYNLKNDSIKTYTKINGYDLSSSTSIVSDNKNRIWIGNMKGLYLFDGNSIKHLNRQTGLPSNEVYSLFYDEGKNYLYIGTSSGISFLDINLFDSYISPSLNVKIISIKAGDSVYTNYNNLVFKPDQRDVYIDFKALSFSSPSSVRYKYNLNGEWKETDHDFLDFISLANGKYELQIMAKTQNADWSKPYFLSFRVLPRFIETIWFDLLIISILVCLSVFIIVWRLKLNNKKIGEELILTERINDLKHQALSAMMNPHFIFNSLNSVQYLINCQRNEEANDYIAMMAKLIRKNLDTAGSGFILLSEEINRLKLYLDLEKLRFQESFSYEIITGTDVKTNSIMIPNMIIQPFVENTLWHGIINSGSRGLVTISFSFENVDIDSIICRSLIIKVTDNGIGIKEAKKNKREDHISKGIQIIEERLRLLSTKMQLPKPIMFEDLGNRDNNAHGTEVIISLPPPLYKISIPESGSLSSLTD, encoded by the coding sequence ATGTTAAAAAAATTTTTAATACTTATCGTATTCAGTTTTCTTCAGTATACCCAACTTTATTCACAGACACCTTCTTTTTATCATTACACTTCCTCCGACGGGCTTGCTTCTTCAACTGTTTTTAATATCATTCAGGATAGAAATGGTTTTATCTGGTTCGCTACATTAAACGGAATGAGCAAATTTGACGGAAAACGCTTTACTACGTTCAGAACAAATGACGGTCTTAATTCCAATTCGATCATATCTCTTGTGGAAGGGAAAAATGGCGAATTGTATATCGGTAATTATGAAAAAGGGATTAATGTTTTAAGAAACGGCCGGATCGAAAACTATTGCAGTGAAATTGACGGGAAAAGTTTTGCTATATCATATTTGTTACTTATCCCTTCAGGTAATTACCAGAAAAAATTATACGCCTATCGTAGTTATGAAGGAATAAATGTTATCAACGAAAAAATACCTTCCGGCTTTTCTAATTACATTATTAACCCCTATCCCGTTCAAATAATTAAATTAGAAAAATTATTAAGTTCTGAAGTAATTGCTTTAACCACAACCGGGTTATTCAATTTCAAAAACAACAAATTAACCAAATTGAGAATTACCGGCTTACCTGATACGGCTGTTTATTGTCTTACTGACGGTGATGAAGGCAGTTACTTTATTGGCACTAAAGGGATTATCTATAAGGTAAAAAACAACATTGTAATTAAAATATATAGAATAGATCTCTATGCCGGCAATAATGATGTTATTTCCATCCTAAGAGACAAAAGTAATAATATTTGGTTTTCGATTATGAACAGAGGTTTCTTTTTAATTCCGAACGGTTCAGATAAAATTATTGATATCGGAAGAAAAATGGATCTGCAGAATACGCTTGTAAATAATTACCTTGAAGATAATGAAGGGAATATTTGGATAAGCACATACGGCAAAGGCGTTTATTGTATAAATAATCTTTATCTAAGAAGCTACAATGAAAAAGACGGATTGAGTAATAATAATGTTTATTCAGTTGTTAAAGAAAAATCTGGTAAATTATTGATTGGTACTTTTAATGGTATTAATATTTTAGATAACGGAAGATTCAACCAAATCAAGAACAATTCGGGAAAAACGTTAACGGAATATATCTACAATATTAAAAATGTTAATAATGATTTTTATATCTGCGGTGCGTTTGGCGGAAATCTAATAAAGAATATTTCTTACAAGGGAATAAAATTTTATATGTTCAATTCGCCATCTTTTAGTAAGACTGGCGACGGACTTTATTTGTTCGGAACAGGGGGAAATTCCATAAGAGTTCAAAGATATCTTAACAATAAGAAGGATCAACATTACCAGTTCTATATTTTTGGAGATAGCATTAGTCTAAACCGTGTTAACGAAATTTTTGAGGATACACAAAAGAATATCTGGATAGGCACAAGTCTTGGATTATGCAAATTATCCAACCCTCCCGATAAATCGGGAAAGGCAGGATGGAAGAAATCTTTTTTCCCCTCTAATCCGGTTCTGAACTCAAGAATAAATTCAATCATTCAGGATAATAAAAATAATGTCTGGTTTGCCGGCGAAAAAGGGATTACACACTATAACCTCAAAAATGATTCGATTAAAACTTACACAAAAATAAATGGGTATGACTTATCATCCTCTACTTCTATTGTATCTGATAACAAGAACAGGATTTGGATTGGAAACATGAAGGGACTTTATTTATTTGACGGGAATTCAATCAAACATCTTAACAGGCAAACAGGTCTTCCATCGAATGAAGTATACTCTCTTTTTTATGATGAGGGAAAAAACTATCTGTACATCGGCACAAGTAGCGGGATCTCTTTTCTAGACATAAATTTATTTGACAGCTATATTTCTCCTTCACTCAATGTAAAAATAATCAGCATAAAAGCAGGTGATTCGGTTTATACAAACTATAACAATTTAGTTTTTAAACCGGATCAACGTGATGTTTACATAGACTTTAAAGCGTTAAGCTTTTCTTCGCCGAGTTCAGTAAGATATAAATATAATTTAAATGGTGAGTGGAAGGAAACTGATCATGATTTCCTGGATTTCATTTCTCTTGCGAATGGGAAATATGAGCTGCAAATTATGGCTAAAACTCAGAATGCTGATTGGAGTAAACCATATTTTCTTTCCTTCCGTGTATTGCCCCGATTCATTGAAACGATCTGGTTTGACCTTTTGATTATATCAATATTGGTATGTCTATCTGTCTTTATAATAGTTTGGCGCTTGAAGCTGAATAATAAAAAGATTGGTGAAGAGTTAATACTTACAGAAAGAATAAATGATCTAAAACATCAGGCTTTATCTGCAATGATGAACCCGCATTTTATTTTTAACTCACTCAACTCAGTACAGTACCTCATCAACTGCCAGAGAAATGAAGAGGCAAATGATTATATAGCGATGATGGCTAAGCTAATCAGAAAAAATCTTGATACAGCAGGAAGCGGATTTATTCTTTTATCAGAAGAAATTAACCGGCTTAAACTTTATCTCGATCTTGAAAAGCTAAGATTTCAGGAAAGTTTTTCTTATGAGATTATTACCGGAACAGATGTTAAAACCAATTCTATAATGATACCGAATATGATCATCCAACCGTTTGTGGAAAATACTCTTTGGCATGGAATAATTAATTCCGGTAGTAGAGGACTAGTAACAATTTCATTTTCATTTGAAAATGTAGATATTGATTCAATAATCTGCAGATCATTAATAATTAAAGTTACCGATAATGGAATAGGAATTAAAGAAGCAAAGAAGAATAAAAGAGAAGATCACATTTCAAAAGGGATACAAATTATTGAAGAACGTCTCAGATTGCTAAGCACAAAAATGCAGCTTCCTAAACCGATCATGTTTGAAGATTTAGGTAACCGCGATAACAATGCACACGGAACAGAAGTAATTATT
- a CDS encoding LytTR family DNA-binding domain-containing protein: MNPQNVFNKLTAIIVDDELHGRENLKKIIENYCHEIEILGCADSVVSAKDLVNVHKPDVVFLDINMPVLDGFDFLDEYDELNFMVVFVSAHEEFGINAVKAGAADYLLKPVNIKELKQTVKKLLLIKNKKIKAENVHETDKLVLPASHGFNVLEIDDIIRLEAEGCYTKVIFKDGKNTIVSRTLKDFEDTIPKEKFFRIHKSHIINLKYIKDYSNISGSFITMTDGSKIEISRRRVPEFIQKIKAVLNAV; this comes from the coding sequence ATGAATCCACAAAATGTATTTAATAAGCTAACAGCAATAATAGTTGATGATGAACTTCATGGGCGGGAGAACCTTAAAAAGATTATTGAAAATTATTGTCATGAAATTGAAATCCTAGGATGTGCGGATTCCGTGGTTAGTGCAAAGGATCTCGTAAATGTTCATAAGCCCGATGTAGTGTTTCTCGATATTAATATGCCAGTACTCGACGGATTTGATTTTCTTGATGAATACGATGAACTGAACTTTATGGTTGTATTCGTCAGTGCTCATGAGGAATTTGGAATCAATGCCGTTAAAGCTGGAGCCGCAGATTATCTACTTAAACCGGTAAATATCAAGGAGCTTAAACAGACAGTTAAAAAACTTTTATTGATTAAGAATAAAAAGATAAAAGCCGAGAATGTTCATGAAACAGATAAATTAGTTCTTCCTGCATCTCATGGATTTAATGTATTGGAAATTGATGATATAATCCGTCTCGAAGCTGAAGGATGTTATACAAAAGTAATTTTTAAGGATGGAAAGAATACAATCGTTTCCCGTACATTAAAAGATTTTGAAGATACCATACCAAAAGAAAAATTTTTCAGAATTCACAAATCGCATATTATCAATCTTAAGTATATTAAAGATTATTCAAACATCAGCGGAAGCTTTATTACGATGACAGACGGAAGCAAGATTGAGATATCGCGCCGCAGAGTTCCGGAATTTATTCAAAAAATAAAAGCAGTGCTAAATGCTGTTTGA
- the tsf gene encoding translation elongation factor Ts produces MAVSANQVKELREKTGAGMMDCKKALEEADGDFEKAVELLRKKGASVAAKRAERTANEGIVLTRVFNNGKTGAILEVNCETDFVAKSDDFVNFTNFVMDIVVNNKPASVSSLTEMSKDGKKAADELNAIIGRIGEKIEISRFAIDSTANGEIVDYVHAGSKLGVLIEAENVPSDKTNVFEPVLKDIAMQVAAMRPLSIYRDEVDKTLIEKEVEIYKELARKEGKPEQILEKIALGKLNKFYEENCLFEQAFVKDNTKKIGGLIEEFNKTNSAQVKLIKFRRFHLSDEKK; encoded by the coding sequence ATGGCAGTAAGTGCAAATCAGGTAAAAGAATTAAGAGAAAAAACCGGTGCAGGGATGATGGATTGCAAGAAAGCTCTTGAAGAGGCTGACGGTGACTTCGAAAAAGCAGTTGAACTATTAAGAAAAAAAGGTGCATCTGTTGCAGCAAAACGAGCTGAAAGAACTGCAAATGAAGGAATAGTTTTAACACGTGTTTTCAATAATGGAAAAACCGGTGCGATCTTAGAAGTGAATTGCGAAACAGATTTCGTTGCTAAAAGTGATGACTTTGTGAATTTTACAAACTTTGTTATGGATATTGTTGTTAATAATAAACCTGCAAGTGTATCATCTCTGACGGAAATGTCGAAAGATGGTAAGAAAGCTGCTGATGAATTAAATGCGATCATTGGTAGAATCGGAGAGAAAATTGAAATATCACGTTTTGCAATTGATAGCACTGCTAATGGTGAAATTGTAGATTATGTTCATGCAGGTTCAAAACTTGGTGTTCTTATTGAGGCAGAGAATGTTCCTTCTGATAAAACAAATGTATTCGAACCGGTCTTAAAAGACATTGCAATGCAAGTTGCCGCTATGCGACCATTATCAATATATCGTGATGAAGTTGATAAAACTCTAATTGAAAAAGAAGTTGAGATTTACAAAGAGCTTGCGCGTAAAGAAGGTAAACCAGAACAGATTCTAGAAAAAATTGCTCTTGGTAAACTAAATAAATTCTACGAAGAGAATTGTCTTTTTGAACAAGCGTTTGTAAAAGATAATACGAAAAAGATCGGCGGATTAATTGAAGAGTTTAATAAAACAAACTCAGCGCAAGTGAAACTGATTAAATTCAGAAGATTTCACCTCAGCGATGAGAAAAAGTAA
- the pyrH gene encoding UMP kinase: protein MTTKLKYKRILLKLSGESLAGENEFGIEPKILDFFSDEIKTIHSLGVQVGIVIGGGNIYRGLNANGQGIDRVTGDHMGMLATMINSLALQNACENKGMYTRLMTAINMEAIAEPYIRRRAIRHLEKGRVVILGAGTGHPYFSTDTAASLRAVEIEADAILKGTRVDGVFDSDPEKNPDAFRFEEISYIDVLQKNLRVMDLTAISLCKENNLPIIIFNMDKPGNLLKVVTGENIGTSVRNLA, encoded by the coding sequence ATGACTACTAAACTTAAATACAAAAGAATATTACTAAAGCTCAGCGGAGAATCTCTGGCTGGCGAGAACGAATTTGGAATCGAACCCAAAATCTTGGATTTCTTTTCTGATGAAATAAAAACAATTCATTCACTCGGAGTTCAAGTAGGGATTGTAATCGGAGGCGGAAATATATATCGCGGATTAAATGCCAACGGTCAAGGTATTGACCGTGTAACAGGTGATCATATGGGAATGCTGGCAACGATGATCAATTCACTTGCTTTGCAAAATGCTTGTGAGAATAAAGGAATGTACACTCGTTTGATGACCGCAATTAATATGGAAGCTATTGCAGAACCTTATATCAGGCGCAGAGCTATAAGACATCTTGAAAAGGGAAGAGTGGTAATCCTTGGAGCAGGAACTGGTCATCCATATTTCAGTACTGATACAGCCGCTTCATTAAGAGCTGTTGAGATTGAAGCCGATGCAATATTGAAAGGAACGCGTGTTGATGGTGTATTCGATTCTGATCCGGAAAAAAATCCGGATGCATTTCGCTTTGAAGAAATCTCTTACATTGATGTTCTCCAAAAAAATCTTCGTGTTATGGATTTAACGGCAATCAGTTTATGTAAAGAAAATAATTTACCGATAATAATATTTAATATGGATAAACCCGGTAATCTTTTAAAAGTTGTTACGGGAGAAAATATTGGAACATCGGTTAGAAATTTGGCGTAA
- the frr gene encoding ribosome recycling factor: MLNHPQIKDARHRMDKSVEAFRAEIAKIRTGKATTALLDGIKVDYYGTMSPLNQVGNVSVLDAHTISITPWDKSMVQAIDKAIIASDLGLNPISDGTNLKIPIPLLTEERRKDLVKLVKKFGEEAKVALRNVRRDANDHLKKMEKEKKMTEDELKEAEKETQKLTDEHITMVDEIIKHKEKEIMEV; the protein is encoded by the coding sequence ATGTTAAACCATCCACAAATAAAAGATGCTCGCCATCGGATGGATAAAAGTGTTGAAGCATTCAGAGCTGAAATTGCAAAAATTAGAACAGGCAAAGCTACAACTGCATTACTCGACGGTATAAAAGTAGATTATTACGGAACAATGAGTCCTCTCAATCAAGTCGGTAATGTCTCTGTACTTGATGCACACACAATTTCAATTACTCCATGGGATAAATCAATGGTGCAGGCGATTGATAAAGCTATTATTGCATCAGACCTTGGATTAAATCCAATAAGTGATGGAACTAATCTTAAGATCCCCATACCACTGTTAACCGAAGAACGAAGAAAAGATCTTGTAAAATTGGTTAAGAAATTTGGTGAAGAAGCAAAAGTCGCTTTAAGAAATGTACGCCGCGATGCAAATGATCATCTTAAAAAAATGGAAAAAGAAAAAAAGATGACCGAAGATGAATTAAAAGAAGCTGAAAAAGAAACGCAGAAGCTTACGGATGAACATATTACAATGGTTGATGAGATTATAAAGCATAAAGAAAAAGAAATTATGGAAGTGTAA